The stretch of DNA CAAGCGTTCGTAGCCATAAGTCATCGCCATTGGATTAATGGCATTTGCGGTCATCCCTACAGCTATACTGAAAATGAGTGTGCCATGAGCTATACGCCGTTTAAATGACTGCGACTTACACCATTCCGCATCCATGTGATGAGGAAAAAAATCACCGGTCTGTCCCGCATGGATTACAATGTCCGTTTCTGTAATCGTGCGGCCTGTGGTTTGCCGAAGGATGTTTAACTCATAATCTTCAAAAAATATTTTTGCAAACATATTATGTTGATAACAAATTAATCATGATGGAACATTTCTTCCATATCAGCCCACCATTCTCCGTTTTTGCGGGTAGATAATGGCTCCTGACAAGGCATACAGATTTCCCACCATTTCAGGGTTACGGGATCAGCCGCCATTTTATCCATATCTGCTTTAAAGTCATTTCCAGTATATTCAAAATAGCTGAAGAGCAAACCGTCTTTGTGATATATAGTGTAATTCCGGATATGACATTGGGTGATTACTTTTAAAACTTCTGGCCATACCGCAGCATGTAATTGTTTATATTTTTCAAAATTTTCAGGCTTTAACTTTATAACAGAACCATATCGTTTTATCTGTGTCATACTTTATAAAAGGGAATTTCGATTCGCGATTCTCAAAACTAAGGTGAATAGCGGTTGCTTATATGTTCAATTAAATCCTTTTTATACACTTTTTATTCCTATCATTAACAAAACAATGGAGCGGTGAATGACACACCACATCTGTATTTATGAATACTGGCTACTAATCGACTATAATGAAAGGGGAATTAATTATCGATGCTCCTATTATCGATCAAAGGAGGATCTGGATAAAAAAAGTAGAAAAGGCTTATTTAGATCACCCTTTTCACTTTCATCATTTATGCGAGCTAACCTGGATAGAGAAAGGTTATGGCAACCTTATCCTGGGCGATTATGTAGGCTCATTTACTGAAGGGGAATTATTCCTGGAAAATGCGCAATTGCCTCACCTTTTTAAATGTGACGCAGCTTTTTATGATGTGGAACAGAATTTATGCACAAAAGCAACCGCCATATATTTCCCTCATACACTTATTCCAAAAATCACCGATGATACCGAGTGTATTTTACTTTACCAAAACACTTTGGATAAGGCAGAAAGAGGGCTTCGGTTTTATGGACAAACTAAAGAAAAGGCAATTCAACTGATTAAAAAATTATGCGGCACAAACGGGCTGGAACAGTTGGGATACTTTTTACAAATTATCGCCCTTATTAATCGAAGCAAGGAGTTTGAATGTCTTGCAAGTGTTGGTTATAAAAACAGCAATAATGAACAAGATATGGACCGTTTTAACAAGGTATACCAATTCTTGCTACTCAATTTTAACCGCGATATTATGGTAAGCGAAGTTGCTGCTATCTGCCATATGACCCCTAACTCTTTTTGTAGATATTTTAAAACCAAAACGCAAAAAACTTTTACCCGGTTTTTGACTGAACTCAGGGTTGGGCATGCATGCAAATTGCTGCAAAACAACAACGCCTCAGTGTTGAGTGTCTGTTATGAATCAGGCTTTAACAGCCCGGTTAATTTTTTCAAGTTTTTTAAACTTATTACTAATAAAACTCCTAGGGCATACCGCGATTCATGCGTGTCTTAATAGCAATTATTGATAAAACTCTTAAAGCCGGTCATGCATAGTTTTCTACTAGCGAGCTAACAAACTACCATTTCCCATATCCGTAAATCCGTTTGCAAAGCGAGGCTTTTTATTCAACAACAATCTGAAGGACATCTCGCAAATCGAATTTATGAATTTAGTGCCAAACAGGGCAGGAAATATATCGAATTATTTTTTGTGCATCAGGGAAATTGTTGTTTTACCGAGCCGCAAGCTTTTTATCTCCCCAATTACAATAATACAAGGCTCAAGCAATCAAACCACTTTTCACTCGAATATATGCAATTTAAAATGACGAAGCTATTAGCTTTTCCTTCAATGCCAGCATGTCATGACTTATCTTTTTCTCCAATACCTTTGCATAAATCTGGGTTGTTGCAATTTTTGTATGTCCGAGTATTTTACTAACTGTTTCGATTGGAACTCCGTTCGAAAGCGTGACTGTTGTGGCGAATGTATGCCTGGCTAAATGAAAAGAAATTGTCTTGCTTATATTACACAAATCAGCAATCTCTTTTAAATAACTATTGACTTTTTGATTTGAAAGTACTGGAAACGCTTTGCCAGCATTGATTGCGCGAACGTTATTTCGATATTGCGCTAAAATTTCAACGGCTTTCGGCAACAATGGTGTAGTTACAGGCGTATCGGTTTTTTGACGGTTGGTCTTTATCCATAATTCGCCGTCATCGCCAATAACAATATTAAGAGATGTAAGGTTAATCAAATCAATATAAGCAAGTCCTGTGTAGCAGCTAAATACAAATAGATCTCTGACAAGATTTAATCGGTCGACTTTGAAATCTTTCCTTTCTATCGCTGATAATTCCGCTTGTGACAAGCAATCACGACTCACCTTCTGTGTTTTAATTGAATATCTCGCAAACGGATTTTTCTCGACCCACTCCAATTTAACTGCAAGGCCAATCATTTTTTTAATCCTAACCATGTGTTTAACGACACCATTGTTTTGTATCGGCTTTTGATGATCTGCTGGTTTATGATTGAATAAGAATGTTTCGAAATCATTAATGAACCGAAAATTTAATTCGTGAAGAAAGATATCGTCCTTCTTGTATTTCTGCTGAAGAAATTTGACTAAGTACCGCTGTGTTACGAAATAATGCTTAAGCGTTATAGCTTTTATCGTAGCTAATGCCGTTTCGTTGTGGTACTGAAAAAGATCAGAAAGTTTATAGACGGAAATTTCGGTATTGAAATAATTATCCTTTACCGCTTCTGCTGTTATGTACAGGCCTTTTAAGAGCATCTGCTGATAGATATTCCCCAAGGTGCGACGAAGGTTCTCTAAATAAGAGAAAATTGCTCTGGCCTCTTCTTTGCTTCCTTTTGGCAGCCCTTTGCGGTTATCCCAGGTTTTTGAATCGATGCTTTGCTTAACGGCGAAAAAACACTTTTTGCTGTTTACGGTAATACATGCGTAGATTGGCGATTTTCCATCCTTTTCTTTATCGGAACGTACTGTAAAATGGATACCAAATGACTGTGTTGTTTTCATGAACTTAATTATTAGTAATACAATAAACTAAATATGCCCTGTTTTGGGTATTATTTAGGTATTCAAAACGGCATTAAAAAATGCAAAAAACAGTCGGTTTTAAGCTAATTTTAAATGTCGTAAGTAGCTGTAATACAATTAAATAAGCCACTTTCGAATACCTCAAAGGTAAAAACTAAAAACAGGTAGTCGAATAGGTATCCTAAACTTTGAAATTCTTTGGTTTGATTTGGGAGGGCTAAAAACATAAAAGCCTGTAAATCATACGATTTACAGGCTTTTGGAGAACTTTGAATTCCCTTTTGGTGGGAGTTACTGTCCCCGAACCCTATAAAGTTTTAAGCTGATTGACAGCATGTTACTAAATACTCAATTTCGCTGGTACTCACTTTGGTACTCGATCTGAATGACATTCAAATATAATAAATTGTTAAGGAAAAGCCATCTATTAAATAATAAACTGGTTATTTACCTGAGCACAAACATTGCTTAATGAACTATATCAATGTCTACAGTATAGGCGTTTGAGATGACAATTTTAAGACCGTGTTTTCTTATCTAAATGATAAATACGTTTAAGCGCTCTTTCAACTTCTCCTTTATTACGTTTGTTTTCCTTCATGTTCAAGAAAAAATCAAGCACTAAATCAGTTTCTCTACTAGGAAACAGATGATTGGCGTAATTGTCGTCAAATAAATTTAGTATTCGAATATCAATTCTTATTCCGCAAATCAAGTAACTTGCAAGCTGGTTTTTAGCCATTCCCCACCCACAATGACCAAACCAAGCTTTTTGTCGATCTGGCCGTGTGTTCGTCAAATGTTTCGGTTTAATGGCATCATAAGAGAATACAGTATCTAATGGACATCTGAAAAAGAAAATAGTCGATTTTCCAAAATCTATAATTGAAGTAGGATTTGTAATCCCAAGATCATCTATTGGCAAAGTATGGGATGCGAACCATGCTGCTACTTTTAAATTGTCTGTAAGATCAAGTCCTACACTTGGAAGTCCATAATGCTGAGCAAAACCCAATGCTATTGGCGTAAAGTGTGCTGAGTTTTTGATTTTATATTCGTCAATTTTATATTCTTTATACTGACTCTCGTTTAATAAAGACTTTAAATCGACACCAATATCATTTAGTAACATTGCTGTTTGGCTATGCCATAACGCATACATAAAGTACTCGTCAAATTTAGCGCGAAGGAAACTCGGATGGAACGACGGTTCTTTAGGGGTGTTTTCCCCAAACAAAAACATATTTTCATCCTCCTCCCTATGTAACGAATAAACTGTGGTCTGTCCTCGTAATAATACTTGGTAACCAGGCTCATCGTGT from Inquilinus sp. KBS0705 encodes:
- a CDS encoding dehydratase, whose product is MFAKIFFEDYELNILRQTTGRTITETDIVIHAGQTGDFFPHHMDAEWCKSQSFKRRIAHGTLIFSIAVGMTANAINPMAMTYGYERLRFLKPVFIGDTITVKNTIKEKKDYKKPQFGRVTELIEVFNQSKELVMTCEHILLVEKNELR
- a CDS encoding L-rhamnose mutarotase; protein product: MKRYGSVIKLKPENFEKYKQLHAAVWPEVLKVITQCHIRNYTIYHKDGLLFSYFEYTGNDFKADMDKMAADPVTLKWWEICMPCQEPLSTRKNGEWWADMEEMFHHD
- a CDS encoding helix-turn-helix domain-containing protein, whose translation is MKGELIIDAPIIDQRRIWIKKVEKAYLDHPFHFHHLCELTWIEKGYGNLILGDYVGSFTEGELFLENAQLPHLFKCDAAFYDVEQNLCTKATAIYFPHTLIPKITDDTECILLYQNTLDKAERGLRFYGQTKEKAIQLIKKLCGTNGLEQLGYFLQIIALINRSKEFECLASVGYKNSNNEQDMDRFNKVYQFLLLNFNRDIMVSEVAAICHMTPNSFCRYFKTKTQKTFTRFLTELRVGHACKLLQNNNASVLSVCYESGFNSPVNFFKFFKLITNKTPRAYRDSCVS
- a CDS encoding site-specific integrase, coding for MKTTQSFGIHFTVRSDKEKDGKSPIYACITVNSKKCFFAVKQSIDSKTWDNRKGLPKGSKEEARAIFSYLENLRRTLGNIYQQMLLKGLYITAEAVKDNYFNTEISVYKLSDLFQYHNETALATIKAITLKHYFVTQRYLVKFLQQKYKKDDIFLHELNFRFINDFETFLFNHKPADHQKPIQNNGVVKHMVRIKKMIGLAVKLEWVEKNPFARYSIKTQKVSRDCLSQAELSAIERKDFKVDRLNLVRDLFVFSCYTGLAYIDLINLTSLNIVIGDDGELWIKTNRQKTDTPVTTPLLPKAVEILAQYRNNVRAINAGKAFPVLSNQKVNSYLKEIADLCNISKTISFHLARHTFATTVTLSNGVPIETVSKILGHTKIATTQIYAKVLEKKISHDMLALKEKLIASSF
- a CDS encoding FRG domain-containing protein; translated protein: MEKITYDDPRIEYPAFYNIYPIMNERSASGTIDPVAKFDDRALWLDEQYGRVITAQNSAVYGSSNKLPYYKTYDRFKVVDYVRVPFRKIPIFEANEFAQIDALYTKLKHDEPGYQVLLRGQTTVYSLHREEDENMFLFGENTPKEPSFHPSFLRAKFDEYFMYALWHSQTAMLLNDIGVDLKSLLNESQYKEYKIDEYKIKNSAHFTPIALGFAQHYGLPSVGLDLTDNLKVAAWFASHTLPIDDLGITNPTSIIDFGKSTIFFFRCPLDTVFSYDAIKPKHLTNTRPDRQKAWFGHCGWGMAKNQLASYLICGIRIDIRILNLFDDNYANHLFPSRETDLVLDFFLNMKENKRNKGEVERALKRIYHLDKKTRS